The proteins below come from a single Micromonospora citrea genomic window:
- a CDS encoding excisionase family DNA-binding protein, translating into MSRDLTPRWYSPAEVAVLLGFGISKVKMKIATGELRSIKDGKYRRILPEWVDEYIRDQVERQEAA; encoded by the coding sequence ATGAGCAGAGACCTCACCCCGCGCTGGTACTCGCCCGCCGAGGTCGCCGTGCTGCTCGGCTTCGGCATCTCCAAGGTCAAGATGAAGATCGCCACCGGCGAGCTGCGCTCCATCAAGGATGGCAAGTATCGCCGGATCCTCCCCGAGTGGGTCGACGAGTACATCCGTGACCAGGTCGAGCGGCAGGAGGCGGCCTGA